One Prunus dulcis chromosome 7, ALMONDv2, whole genome shotgun sequence DNA segment encodes these proteins:
- the LOC117634183 gene encoding lachrymatory-factor synthase-like, with protein MLGHPCKRKREKTKTFIVNFLSCVVVLQTWEFLQNRMANEKQLKWEGKASAELNGPEAEQVWPLLEDFFGLHKWFPTLTTCLGIEGISGQPGCVRYCAGFKTPVDHKREQDQDQEKVNWTKQKLLSIDPAQLIFSYSIIDGNVGFNSYISTVQVVPKEGGCSIVWKYEVEPVEGWKMEDLDMFIGTGLQVMASRMEASLQLQVGPLEP; from the coding sequence ATGTTAGGACATCCTtgcaaaaggaaaagggaaaaaacaaaaacattcattgttaactttctttcttgtgtTGTGGTCTTGCAGACTTGGGAGTTCTTGCAAAACAGAATGGCGAATGAGAAACAATTGAAATGGGAAGGCAAGGCTAGTGCAGAGCTCAATGGCCCAGAAGCAGAACAAGTGTGGCCCCTTTTGGAGGACTTCTTTGGCCTGCACAAGTGGTTCCCAACTCTCACAACTTGCCTTGGTATTGAAGGCATATCAGGGCAACCCGGTTGTGTGCGCTACTGCGCTGGGTTCAAGACTCCAGTTGACCATAAAAGAGAGCAAGACCAAGACCAAGAGAAGGTGAATTGGACCAAGCAGAAGCTGCTTTCTATAGACCCAGCACAACTGATATTTAGCTATTCTATTATAGATGGGAATGTTGGGTTCAACTCATACATTTCAACTGTGCAAGTGGTTCCAAAGGAGGGTGGCTGCAGCATTGTGTGGAAGTATGAAGTTGAACCCGTGGAGGGGTGGAAAATGGAGGATCTGGACATGTTTATTGGCACAGGCTTGCAAGTCATGGCTAGCAGAATGGAAGCCTCTCTCCAACTCCAAGTTGGGCCGCTGGAACCATAG
- the LOC117634541 gene encoding uncharacterized protein LOC117634541, with protein MITQMNKRLISLSFSLRSSVQLHRPPLYHSISLLFYSSSNPKRSKSKSKPKVAVAEYLINQHQFSPEAALKASSAITFLRSTPESDSVLSFLKESGFSKIHLEEVVKRVPGILRANLDTAIKPKIKLLQDSGFSNSDIADLISSDPWILRRSVDKGLGPAILVLKNILGSNADVLKVLKLSAWYLKYDLEKTLMPNIEVLKSLGITSSQIVKYIFLFPRFFLHKQESIMGFVKRVDEMGFDRKSKMFLYAIRIMSSMTLETWELKVKLFQSLGFSENDILVVFRRAPQVFATSEKKIKEAIEMLLSSGKVDISFLVIHPELLICSVEHRLKPRLQVIENLEKRNLLGKIPNLSTICKYTEQKFAAKFVVPYANELDQ; from the coding sequence ATGATAACCCAGATGAACAAAAGGCTAATCtcactctcattctctctGAGAAGCTCGGTCCAGCTTCACAGGCCTCCTCTTTACCACTCAATATCTCTCTTGTTTTACTCTTCCTCCAATCCCAAAAggtcaaaatcaaaatcaaagccCAAAGTAGCAGTAGCTGAATATCTAATCAACCAGCACCAGTTTTCCCCAGAAGCCGCTTTAAAAGCCTCATCAGCCATTACTTTTCTTCGAAGTACCCCAGAATCGGATTCGGTGCTTTCATTTCTCAAGGAAAGCGGTTTCTCCAAAATCCATCTGGAGGAAGTAGTTAAAAGGGTCCCGGGGATTCTTCGTGCCAATCTTGACACGGccatcaaacccaaaatcaaaCTTTTGCAAGACTCTGGCTTTTCAAACTCCGACATCGCCGATCTTATATCCTCAGACCCCTGGATTTTAAGGCGGAGTGTCGATAAAGGGCTTGGCCCTGCTATTTTAGTGTTGAAGAACATTCTGGGTTCTAATGCAGATGTGCTTAAGGTTTTAAAGTTATCTGCTTGGTATCTCAAATATGACTTGGAGAAGACATTGATGCCCAATATTGAGGTTTTAAAGAGTTTGGGTATAACTTCGTCGCAGATtgtcaaatacatttttctttttccgaGATTCTTTCTGCATAAGCAGGAGAGCATTATGGGTTTTGTTAAAAGGGTTGATGAAATGGGTTTTGATAGGAAGTCCAAGATGTTCCTATACGCTATTCGGATCATGAGTTCGATGACTTTGGAGACCTGGGAACTGAAGGTGAAGCTCTTCCAGAGTTTGGGGTTTTCGGAAAACGATATCTTGGTGGTGTTTAGGAGGGCTCCCCAGGTGTTTGCTACGTCTGAGAAGAAGATTAAGGAGGCAATAGAAATGCTGCTTAGCTCTGGCAAGGTTGATATCTCATTTCTAGTTATTCACCCTGAATTGCTTATTTGTAGCGTTGAGCACAGGCTGAAACCACGACTACAAGTTATAGAGAACCTGGAAAAGAGAAATCTACTTGGGAAAATACCTAACTTGAGCACAATCTGCAAGTATACTGAACAGAAGTTTGCTGCAAAATTTGTAGTTCCTTATGCAAATGAACTTGACCAGTGA
- the LOC117635873 gene encoding cell division cycle protein 27 homolog B, whose protein sequence is MEAILRDCVQHSLRDFMYRNAIFLCERLCAEYPSETNLQLLAGCYLQSNQAYAAYHILKGTQVAQSRYLFAISCFQMDLLSEAEAALCPVNEPSAEVPNGAAGHYLLGLIYRYTDRRKSAIHHFKQALTIDPSMWAAYEELCVLGSAEEAAVVFGEAASLSIQKQYLHHGLASQSLLTLNEDCNLVSGRNFSLEDVSQRQFKHMQGNNIRDVSGNSHVILGGASGQPMNGSSSLSFYNTPSPMPMQLSGVAPPALCRMVQPNGPNMSTGTDSSPRSTVNSTIQAPRRKFVDEGKLRKISSRLSFDSGNRRSNRLAAEAGANTNASASMTAGNGTTNSSKYLGSSKLSSVARSLANRKGQPWANENIDEGMRNETFDDSRSNTAAVASGFTPSSDNRYLEQEGTTLSGSGGIMNVSRVVTGASEILSLLRTLGEGYRLSCLYRCQDALDVYLKLPYKHYNTGWVLSQVGKAYCELLEYAEADRAFSLARQASPYSLEGMDIYSTVLYHVKEDMKLSYLAQELIATDRLAPQSWVAMGNCYSLQKDHETALKNFQRAVQLNSRFTYAHTLCGHEYVALEDFENGIKSYQSALRVDARHYNSWYGLGMVYHRQEKFEFAEHHFRTAFQINPRSSIIMTYLGQALHALKRSEEALVIMDKAIIADKKNPLPMYQKANILMSLERFDEALAVLEEVKEYSPRESSVYALMGKIYKRRNMHEKAMLHFGFALDLKPSATDVATIKAAIEKLHVPDEDDDV, encoded by the exons ACAAATTTACAATTGTTAGCTGGCTGTTACTTGCAAAGCAATCAAGCTTATGCTGCTTATCATATTTTAAAGG GAACACAAGTCGCTCAATCCCGCTACTTGTTTGCAATATCATGCTTTCAGATGGATCTTCTTAGTGAAGCAGAAGCAGCATTATGTCCTGTTAATGAGCCTAGTGCAGAG GTTCCAAACGGTGCAGCTGGTCATTACCTTCTTGGGCTTATTTACAG gTATACTGATAGAAGGAAAAGTGCCATCCATCACTTCAAACAGGCTTTGACTATAGATCCTTCTATGTGGGCTGCATATGAAGAACTGTGCGTGCTAG GTTCCGCTGAAGAAGCAGCTGTAGTTTTTGGTGAAGCTGCTTCTCTTTCCATACAAAAGCAGTATCTACATCATGGATTAGCTTCACAAAGTTTACTTACCTTAAATGAGGACTGTAATTTAGTTTCTGGTAGGAATTTTAGCTTGGAAGATGTTAGTCAGAGACAATTCAAGCACATGCAAGGAAATAACATAAGAGATGTGTCTGGAAATTCTCATGTTATTTTGGGAGGAGCTTCTGGTCAGCCTATGAATGGCAGTTCTAGCCTATCTTTCTATAACACTCCTTCACCAATGCCCATGCAG TTGTCAGGTGTTGCTCCACCAGCTCTGTGTAGAATGGTACAGCCAAATGGCCCAAATATGAGCACAGGTACTGATAGCTCTCCGAGATCAACTGTAAACTCTACCATTCAAGCCCCTAGAAGAAAGTTTGTTGATGAAGGAAAACTGCGGAAG ATTTCAAGCAGGTTGTCTTTTGATTCTGGCAACCGACGGAGCAATAGACTTGCTGCTGAAGCAGGGGCTAACACTAATGCAAGTGCCTCAATGACGGCCGGAAATGGAACTACCAATTCATCTAAATATCTTGGAAGTTCCAAGCTGAGCTCTGTGGCACGTTCCTTGGCAAATCGTAAGGGACAGCCATGGGCCAATGAAAATATTGATGAAG GGATGCGCAATGAGACATTTGATGATTCCCGTTCAAATACTGCAGCAGTAGCTTCTGGTTTTACTCCCTCTAGTGATAACAGATATCTTGAACAAGAAGGAACAACCTTGTCAGGTAGTGGGGGTATTATGAATGTTTCAAGAGTTGTCACTGGTGCTTCAGAAATATTGAGCCTTTTAAGAACCCTTGGGGAGGGCTATAGACTTTCCTGCTTGTACAGATGTCAG GATGCACTGGATGTCTATCTCAAACTTCCATACAAGCATTACAACACAGGCTGGGTACTTTCCCAG GTTGGAAAAGCTTATTGTGAACTGCTAGAATATGCAGAAGCTGATCGGGCCTTCAGTCTTGCCCGTCAAGCATCACCTTACAGTTTAGAAGGAATGGATATATATTCCACAGTTCTCTAT CATGTGAAGGAAGACATGAAGTTAAGTTACCTGGCTCAGGAACTGATAGCAACCGACCGCTTAGCTCCTCAATCTTG GGTTGCCATGGGAAATTGTTATAGCTTGCAGAAAGACCATGAAACTGCTCTCAAGAATTTCCAGCGAGCTGTTCAACTTAATTCAAGATTCACATATGCACATACCCTTTGTGGTCATGA ATATGTAGCTCTAGAGGATTTTGAGAATGGAATAAAGAGCTATCAGAGTGCACTTCGTGTTGATGCAAGGCATTATAACTCCTGGTATGGGCTTGGAATGGTATATCATCGCCAAGAGAAGTTTGAGTTCGCCGAGCATCACTTCCGGACGGCTTTCCAAATAAATCCTCGTTCTTCTATTATTATGACTTACCTTGGCCAAGCATTGCATGCTTTAAAG AGAAGTGAAGAAGCGTTAGTGATAATGGACAAGGCTATTATAGCAGATAAGAAGAATCCACTTCCCATGTATCAGAAGGCTAACATACTAATGAGTTTAGAAAGATTTGATGAAGCTTTAGCAGTGTTAGAGGAGGTTAAAGAATATTCTCCTCGTGAAAGCAGTGTGTATGCGTTGATGGGTAAGATCTATAAGCGACGTAACATGCATGAGAAAGCAATGCTTCATTTTGGTTTTGCCTTGGATTTGAAGCCGTCAGCAACCGATGTTGCTACCATTAAG GCTGCCATTGAGAAGTTACATGTACCAGATGAAGATGACGACGTGTAG